The sequence ACCGTGACGGCTCGTCCCGTCCGGCCCCGGCCGGCGGGCCGCGGCTGCCCGGTCCGGCGTCCGTGATCATCGCCGCCGGGTCCGGGGTGGGCAGCCTGCGGGAGGCGGGACGCTCGCTGGTCGAGGCGCGGCAGATCGCCGAGGCGGCCCGCCGGGACCGGCGGGACCTGCCGATCTTCCGGCTGCCGCACGTCGGGCTGGCCGGCCTGCTGCACCTGTTGCGGGACGAGCCGCGCCTGCAGACGTTCGTCGAGCGGGAACTCGGCGCGCTGCTGGCGTACGACGCCCGGCATCCCCGGGAGCAGCTGCTCGGCACCCTGCGGGCGTACCTGGAGCAGGGCCGGAACAAGTCGGCGGCGGCCGCCGCGGCGCACCTGTCCCGGCCGGCGTTCTACGAGCGGCTGGCCCGGATCGGCCGGATCCTCGACGCCAACCTCGACTCGGTCGAGGTCTGCCTCTCCCTGCACGTCGCCCTGCTCGCGCTGGACGCCGTGCGGGCGCCGTAGCCTCCGCTCCGCAACCGTCAGGCCAGCGCCTCCAGCGCCTTGGCGTACGCCGGGGGGACGAAGGTGGGGCCGGCCGGGGTGAAGACGTCGGAGCTGGCCGCCGCCGACCAGGCGGTGTCCGGCAGCGCGTCCACCAGGGCACGCACCACCGGGGCGTCGCGCCACTGCTCCTGCTGGGCGAGCAGGCTCAGCGCCACCACCGACTCCTCCACCTCGCCGACGCACTCGAACGGCTTGTGCCCGTCGACGCCGAGCAGCTCCCGGTAGCCGGGGATCTGGGTGCTGTCGGCGAGCAGGTCCCCGCCGAAGATGCGGGTGATCCGCTCCCGGGTCATGAACGGCGCCATGGCCAGGAAGACGAACCGGCACTTGGGGCAGTCCCGGCACCAGCGTTCGCTCGCGTCGCGCAGCTTGAACGCGGCGTTGCAGCTGGTCACGACCGCGTCGTACCGGTCGATCTCGGCGAAGAGCCGGGCGATGTGCAGCTCGGACAGCGACCGCAGCAGCGAGAAGTACGGGTCGGTGAGCCCGGCGTGCTCCGCCAGGGCCGCCCGCAGCAGCCCCTCCGCCTCGACGCCCTTGGACCACTGGTGGTTGATCTCGTGCCCGTGCCAGATGAGGTTCGGGTCGGACGCCGAGCGCTCGTTCGACATCACCACCGGGCCGAGCCCGTGCAGCACGGCGGTGGCGACGGCGATCAGCGAGTTGATCGCGGTGACCGGGATGTGCCCGTTGCGCGCGCCGGCCGCGTTGAGCTCGAACAGCACCGGGTCGATCCGGCGTCGGGCGGCCAGCGGCACGAGGTCGGACGCCTGGTTGACCGAGACGATGACCTGGTTGGGGTTGACCGAGAAGGGCACCGGGTCGAAGCCGGCCCGGCGCAGCGCCTCCAGGCTGACGATCGAGTCCTTGCCCCCGCCGACCGCCGAGAGCGGCCGGCGGCCCGAGTCGTCGTACGCCGGGGGTGGGGTGACCTCGCCGGGCGGCACCTGCGGGCGCAGCTCCAGCACGTGCGGCAGCTGGTTGCGGTAGGCGTACTCGCCGAGGCCCTTGGTGTAGATGGCGGTGACCAGCTCGACGGCGGCCGCGCCCAGCGGCGCCGGCAGCACCAGCCGGGGTGGGGCGGCGGTCTTGTAGTAGCTGACCCCGGCGACGACGTGCAGCAGTTCGAGGACCCGGTTGACGGTGGCCGCGGTCTCGTCGGAGACCGGCTCGGCCGGCAGCGGGAGGGTGATCGCCTCGGTGAACCGCTGCTCGCCGTCCGGGCCGGTGAGGGCGTAGTCGAACAACGCCTCGCCGGTGGCGAAGTCGATCGAGTAGGACGGGAAGGTGAAGGCGTCCATCCGCCGGAGTTGCTCGTTGGGCACACGCCATACTAGGCCCTGGTTCGTCCGGCCGTGTCCGGCTGGGCCGGACCGTGCCCGTCGACCGCGTCGCTATCCCTGAGGAGACCCTGTGCGCCTGTCTGATCTGCGCGGACGTCACGTCGCTGTCTGGGGTGCCGGCCGGGAGGGTCGGGCTGCGGTGATCGCGATCGCCGCGCACGGCCCGGCCGGCCTGGTCGCCGTCGACGACAGCGCGAACTTCCTCAGCCTGCCCTGGGAGGGGCCGGTCGCCGCCGCAGCGCCGCTGGTGACCGGGGAGGAGGGTTTCGCCCGGCTGGCCGCCGCCGACGTGGTGGTCCGGTCGCCGGGGGTGCCGAGCACCCACCCGTGGATGGTCGAGCTGCGCCGCCGGGCGGTGCCGGTCACCCAGGGCAGCGCGCTCTGGATGGCCGACCACGGGGACCGTACGGTGGGGGTGACCGGCAGCAAGGGCAAGAGCACCACGTCCAGCCTGATCAGCCACCTGCTCACCGCGATGGACCGGCCGAACGTCTTCGGCGGCAACATCGGCGTGCCGCTGCTCGACCTGCCCGAGGCGCCGTTGTACGTGCTGGAGCTGTCCAGCTACCAGTGCGCCGACCTGGCCGATTCGCCCCGGGTGGCGGTGGTCACCGCCCTCTTCCCGGAGCACCTCGACGCGCACGGCGGCGAGCGGGAGTACTACCGGGACAAGCTCAACCTGATCGCGCACGGCCCGCACACGGTGGTGGTCAACGGCGCCGATCCCCGGCTCGCCCTGGAGTTGGGGGATCGGGCCGCGGTGCGGGCGGGCCTGCCGGACGCCACCCACGTCGCCTCCGGCCCGGACGGCACCCCCTGGTTCCACCTGCGGGACACGCCGCTCTTTCCGCGCGGGGTGCTGCCCCTCGTGGGCCGGCACAACGAGAGCAACCTCTGCGTGGCGCTCGCCGTGCTGGACGCGCTCGGCGTCGACGTGGTGGGCCGCAAGGACAGCCTGGCCGTGGCGGTCGCCGGGTTCCAGGGGCTGGCCCACCGGCTCACCGAGATCCCCGACCCGTCGGGTATCACCTTCGTCGACGACACCCTGGCCACCAGCCCGTACGCGGCGATGCACGCGATCGACGCGTACGAGGGTCGGCCGCTGACGGTGATCGTCGGTGGCACCGACCGGGGCCTGGACTACACCCCGCTGCGCGACCATCTGGCCGAGCGGGAGATCACCGTGATCGGGATTCCGGACAGCGGCCCGCGGATCGTCGAGGCGCTCGCCGGGCTGTCCGGGGTGCGGACCGAGCTCGCCGAGGACCTGGTCGCCGCGGTGGGGCTGTCCCGCAAGCTCACCCCGGCCGGCGGGGTGGTGCTGCTCTCCCCGGCCGCGCCCAGCTACGGCCGGTTCCGCAACTTCGAGCACCGCTCGGAGGTCTTCGCGCAGGCGGTCGCCGACACCGTCCGCTGAGGTCCCGGCCGTCCGCGGTCCCCTCGGCCCCGGGTAGCCCCCCGGGCTCAGGCTTCCAGGGCGAGCCCGCGACGAGGCGATCAGGTCGGCTGGGAGCGGAGGGTGACCGCCTGGCGGAGGGCGTCCCGGCACGCCTGGACGGCGGGGTGCTGGCTGCGGCCGCGGCGTACGACGGTGAAGACGCGGCGGGTGCGCTGGCCGCGGGGGAGTTGCCGCAGTGCGACGGTTGGGGGCTGTCCGCTCCAGACGAGGTCGGGTAGGAAAGCGGCGGCGTGCCCCTGCTCGACGAGGCGAAGGTGGAGCAGGAGGTCGGTGGTTTCGAAGCGTACGTCCGGTTCGAAGCCGGCGGTGCGGCACAGGGTCATCGCCCAGTGCCGCGCGCTTGTGCCTTCGGGTTCCATCACCCACGGGTGGTCGGCGAGGGAGCGCAGCGCTGCCATGGGGCCGTGAGTGTCCGGGGCGTCGGCTGATTCGGGCAGGGCGAGGTGCAGGGGGTCGTCGAGCAGGTCTGCCTGTTCGAGCTCGGCGGGCCGCAGGTTGGGGTTACCGGGGTATTCCTCGGCCAGGACCAGGTCGAAGTCGCGGGCGTGCAGGGCGGGCAGGGCCTTTTCGGGTTCCATCTGCGTGACGTGGACGCGCAGGTGCGGGTGTTGGTCGCGCAGCAGGCCGAGTGCGGTCGGGACCAGGACCAGGGCGGCGGTCTGGAACGAGGCGATGCGCAGTGTGCCGGTCAGCTCGGTCAGGGAGGCGGCGATCTCCGCCTCCGCGCGCTCCAGGCGTTCGAGAACCGCTTCGGTATGGGCGACGAGGATCTCGGCCTGCTCGGTCAGCCGCACCCGCCGGCCGACCGGTTCCAGCAGCCGGACGCCGACCTCCGCTTCCAACTGGGAGAGCTGCTGGGAGACGGAGGAGGGGGCGTAGGACAGGGCGCTGGCGACCGCAGCCAGTGTGCCGCGGTGCTTGAGCTCGCGCAGTAG comes from Micromonospora viridifaciens and encodes:
- the murD gene encoding UDP-N-acetylmuramoyl-L-alanine--D-glutamate ligase, with the protein product MRLSDLRGRHVAVWGAGREGRAAVIAIAAHGPAGLVAVDDSANFLSLPWEGPVAAAAPLVTGEEGFARLAAADVVVRSPGVPSTHPWMVELRRRAVPVTQGSALWMADHGDRTVGVTGSKGKSTTSSLISHLLTAMDRPNVFGGNIGVPLLDLPEAPLYVLELSSYQCADLADSPRVAVVTALFPEHLDAHGGEREYYRDKLNLIAHGPHTVVVNGADPRLALELGDRAAVRAGLPDATHVASGPDGTPWFHLRDTPLFPRGVLPLVGRHNESNLCVALAVLDALGVDVVGRKDSLAVAVAGFQGLAHRLTEIPDPSGITFVDDTLATSPYAAMHAIDAYEGRPLTVIVGGTDRGLDYTPLRDHLAEREITVIGIPDSGPRIVEALAGLSGVRTELAEDLVAAVGLSRKLTPAGGVVLLSPAAPSYGRFRNFEHRSEVFAQAVADTVR
- a CDS encoding LysR family transcriptional regulator; translated protein: MFDLHRLRLLRELKHRGTLAAVASALSYAPSSVSQQLSQLEAEVGVRLLEPVGRRVRLTEQAEILVAHTEAVLERLERAEAEIAASLTELTGTLRIASFQTAALVLVPTALGLLRDQHPHLRVHVTQMEPEKALPALHARDFDLVLAEEYPGNPNLRPAELEQADLLDDPLHLALPESADAPDTHGPMAALRSLADHPWVMEPEGTSARHWAMTLCRTAGFEPDVRFETTDLLLHLRLVEQGHAAAFLPDLVWSGQPPTVALRQLPRGQRTRRVFTVVRRGRSQHPAVQACRDALRQAVTLRSQPT